A portion of the Zootoca vivipara chromosome 6, rZooViv1.1, whole genome shotgun sequence genome contains these proteins:
- the LOC132592278 gene encoding uncharacterized protein LOC132592278 — MATDSSFSPFKPASGDWEGYAARFNFLLQAKEVTNDAMKRATFFSVCGEETFEIARALLAPRDVATVSYKTIMERLKEHFSPQPSVVACRNAFYAKRQAPGETITGFVTSLRQAARLCNFSELENMLRDRLVGGLRDEMLQRRLYAKKDLTFQIALEEALATEAAERSTQEARPAPPSQPRVYHKDLTDESESDREEVHRVQRRTQAAHTPQQPRREGGNCASCGENHERRTCRFRNAECRQCRKLGHIARVCQARLTRRQASDDRPRSPRSHGTMHQGNSTEITDYQVFQLPHPSTEKIYIEVQIEGAPCRMELDTGSTLSIISARTLRELCPNGGPKLRPAPFTLRDFQKRKVPTMGVGTFRVQYRGRKQQLDLLAVKGPYVSLLGLAWFGPLGLAVTGVNRTSLQVDVDAICKEFPGVFDGALGRYTGPPIALQLDPAVRPIRHKARRVPFALKPRIDEELDRLVEQGVLEPVPNAP, encoded by the coding sequence atggcaaccgacagcagcttctcgccattcaaaccagcatcaggagactgggaagggtacgccgcccgtttcaacttcctcctgcaagcgaaagaagtcaccaacgatgccatgaagagggcgacattcttcagcgtctgtggagaggagacgtttgaaatcgcccgggctctccttgcacctagagatgtcgctaccgtctcttacaaaacaataatggaacggctgaaggagcacttctcaccacagccctcggtggtagcttgccgaaatgccttctacgcaaagcggcaagccccgggggaaaccataactgggtttgtgacctccctccgccaagccgcccggttatgcaacttctcagagttggagaacatgcttcgtgaccgcctcgtcggtggcctgagggacgagatgttgcaacgacgcctctacgccaaaaaagacctcacgttccagattgctctggaggaagccctggcaactgaagccgccgagaggtcaacgcaagaggcacgaccggccccgccatcccaaccgagggtctaccacaaagacctcaccgacgaatccgaatctgacagggaggaagtacaccgagtacagcggcgcactcaagcagcacacacaccacagcagcctcgacgagaaggagggaactgtgcaagctgcggggagaaccacgagaggaggacctgtcgtttccgcaacgcagagtgcaggcagtgcagaaaattgggacacatcgcccgggtgtgtcaggctcgactcacccgtcgacaagcatcagatgaccgacccaggagccccaggtcacacggcaccatgcaccaaggcaactcgacggagatcacggactaccaggtattccagttgccccatcccagcacagagaaaatttatatagaggtacagatagagggagccccatgccgcatggagctggacacgggttcaactctatccataatctcggcccgaacattaagggaactgtgccctaatgggggtcccaaactaaggccggccccattcaccctccgggacttccagaaacgtaaggtccctacaatgggggtggggaccttcagggtgcaatatcgagggcgaaagcaacaattggacttgctggcagttaagggcccctacgttagcttattgggactggcatggtttggacctctggggctagccgttaccggggtgaaccgcactagcttacaagtggacgtggacgccatatgcaaagagtttccaggggttttcgatggggcattgggacgatatacaggaccccccattgccctacagctagaccccgctgtacgacccatcaggcacaaggcccgccgggtcccgttcgccctgaaaccccgcatagacgaggaattggaccggctcgtggagcaaggagtgctggagccggtgcccaacgccccctag